In one window of Thiobacillus sp. DNA:
- a CDS encoding HDOD domain-containing protein produces MARLPSLPQALLQILDLSERDDVGLSEIGAVVSQDPGLAAKVLSTANSAYFSRGRPINSIDQCLSIMGAAQVRRIALNQSVAELFGRFQKSGGFDMRYFWYHVLCVAITSRELARRLDYPHVDEAYLAGLLHDVGQLALLSVAPDQYLPIFKSATGEQRLMQEEQRAFGLAHQEIGAWLAQRWNLHSFMADALLYHHEPLQRVRDAHALTQIVNLANLFNNLNQGEVEVNDEDLGFWDLTVHEARTLVEAAETEAKEVADALGLEIKFRKDMPKAEASDGDSGHTALAEAVSVRLEAQSTLPEEADVGTRSEAYLGILRSARMLFGTPHATLFVATENVLEGQTTEDDDSRLGEIRVNLPAPDSALARAHGGQVALAGENPSRENLADSQVLRILNTERLLCVPLGNEGSVLGVLAIGLPAADIAAFMKRKALITTFAREGGRRLARALDLVGLEHKAREDAREQFQLHARKVVHEANNPLGVVRNYIGLLREQLGDKKQAHEDMDLVESELRRVARILQQLKDTDAASIGKSAASRIDINALISDVIRFCRLGRPELEKVQTRVQLDGSIPSIRVNGDKVKQVLTNLIFNAAEAMPEGGEISISSASWQAAKGKGSVEIIVRDNGPGLPAAVLDQLYQPKQTGKGGAHQGLGLSIVGRLVDELGGTMQCNSSNAGTSFKILLPASQ; encoded by the coding sequence ATGGCACGGCTTCCCAGCCTGCCCCAGGCGCTATTGCAAATCCTTGACCTGTCAGAACGGGATGACGTGGGTTTGTCCGAGATCGGGGCTGTGGTTTCCCAGGATCCAGGACTGGCAGCAAAAGTGCTGAGCACGGCCAATTCAGCCTATTTCAGCCGTGGAAGGCCCATCAACAGCATCGACCAATGCCTCTCCATCATGGGCGCAGCCCAGGTTCGCCGCATTGCGCTGAACCAGTCCGTCGCGGAATTGTTCGGCCGTTTCCAGAAATCCGGTGGTTTCGACATGCGCTATTTCTGGTACCACGTGCTGTGCGTGGCCATCACGTCGCGGGAATTGGCCAGGCGGCTGGACTATCCCCACGTGGATGAAGCCTACCTGGCGGGCCTGCTTCACGACGTGGGGCAGTTGGCCTTGCTTTCGGTGGCCCCGGACCAGTATCTGCCCATCTTCAAGTCCGCCACGGGCGAGCAAAGGCTGATGCAAGAAGAACAGCGGGCCTTCGGCCTGGCCCATCAGGAAATCGGCGCATGGCTGGCCCAGCGCTGGAATCTGCACAGCTTCATGGCGGATGCCCTGCTCTATCACCACGAACCCCTGCAGCGCGTCCGGGATGCCCATGCCTTGACCCAGATCGTGAACCTGGCCAACTTGTTCAACAACCTCAACCAGGGTGAGGTCGAGGTGAACGACGAGGACCTCGGCTTCTGGGACTTGACCGTCCATGAGGCCAGGACCCTCGTGGAGGCCGCCGAAACGGAGGCCAAGGAAGTGGCCGACGCATTGGGACTGGAGATCAAATTCCGCAAGGACATGCCCAAGGCAGAGGCATCTGATGGCGACAGCGGCCACACTGCTCTGGCTGAAGCCGTATCGGTCAGGCTGGAGGCTCAGTCCACCTTGCCCGAGGAAGCGGACGTTGGAACCCGGTCCGAGGCCTACCTGGGCATTCTGCGCAGCGCCCGCATGCTGTTCGGGACCCCCCACGCCACGCTGTTCGTGGCCACGGAAAATGTCCTTGAAGGGCAAACCACCGAAGACGATGACTCCCGCCTGGGAGAAATCCGCGTGAACCTGCCTGCCCCCGATTCCGCCCTTGCCCGGGCCCATGGAGGCCAGGTGGCCCTGGCCGGCGAAAACCCCTCCCGGGAAAACCTGGCTGACAGCCAGGTGTTGCGCATCCTGAACACGGAACGGTTGCTGTGTGTACCCCTGGGCAATGAGGGATCAGTCCTGGGCGTGCTGGCCATCGGCCTGCCCGCCGCGGACATAGCCGCGTTCATGAAGCGCAAGGCCCTCATCACCACCTTCGCCCGGGAAGGCGGCCGGCGCCTCGCCCGTGCCCTGGACCTTGTCGGCCTGGAACACAAGGCGCGAGAAGATGCCCGGGAGCAGTTCCAGCTCCATGCCCGCAAGGTGGTCCACGAGGCCAACAATCCCCTGGGCGTGGTGCGCAACTATATCGGCCTGCTGAGGGAACAACTGGGCGACAAGAAACAGGCCCATGAGGACATGGACCTGGTGGAAAGCGAACTGCGCCGGGTGGCCCGTATCCTCCAGCAGCTCAAGGACACCGATGCGGCCTCCATCGGCAAATCCGCCGCCAGCCGAATCGACATAAACGCCCTCATCAGCGACGTGATCCGGTTTTGCCGGCTTGGTCGGCCTGAACTGGAGAAGGTACAAACCCGGGTCCAGCTGGATGGGAGTATCCCGTCCATCCGCGTGAACGGAGACAAGGTCAAGCAGGTCCTCACCAACCTCATATTCAATGCCGCGGAAGCCATGCCGGAAGGCGGGGAGATCTCCATCTCCTCGGCCAGTTGGCAAGCGGCCAAGGGCAAGGGTTCCGTGGAAATCATCGTGCGCGACAATGGCCCCGGTCTGCCTGCGGCTGTGCTGGATCAACTCTACCAGCCCAAGCAGACCGGCAAGGGGGGAGCACATCAGGGCCTGGGTTTGTCCATCGTCGGCAGACTGGTGGATGAGTTGGGCGGCACGATGCAATGCAACAGTTCCAACGCAGGCACAAGTTTCAAGATCTTGTTGCCAGCCAGCCAATAG
- a CDS encoding EAL domain-containing protein, with product MVSWRDTPRSDYYQGKVEAVHRDVGHILLVEDDVRFAQSMQRLLSGAGFDVTVTHTGSAARAELAGGDFHLALVDMNLPDMSGHEIIQEINDKKLNTAAIVVSGETEIDAAINALRAGALDFVRKPPEPALLLHAVRRAIRQRCLEREHLEFQQRLHRSERLHRYLVDKSPDIILMMDLDARVTFVNNRLGELLGIESESIVGRHFVELVFEHDRERAQYAFNSAKLTETSKHLLEFRLKSNLDHSGFRHFELLLSAADLEGEEAGGNPVEDDHFYMVARDITVRREAEERARFHANHDALTGLPNRNLFRDRLGLALVQARRNNERLGVLFLNIDRFKSVNDLYGHAQADILLNRVTERIQRCLRGGDTLARFGGDEFLLLNTGIKHDDEVLAIVARINEELEEHFKVSGKQVFLSMSAGIAIFPEHGDNADALIRHANIALYHGRISGSSSHTFFMQEMGKSTDHRLTLEQDLRQALDQDQFELYYQPQMGLKNRHIKGVEALVRWNHPRLGLLPPGEFLPVAEESGFIEELGEWVIKKAFKTLQKWEQRGIAPDRVAINISPRHLERHDFVEQFTRLMKEFNVTPLRVEIELTENLFIRDPGAMVQKLQTLAAHGVMVAIDDFGTQYSSLSYLQKFPIHTLKIDKSFVWEIDREYRQHAIIKAIISIAHGLGLNLIAEGVETDEQLKFLEGQGCDEIQGYLVSRPLPLDALEPLLEKQREPLRLVS from the coding sequence ATGGTTTCATGGCGAGATACCCCCCGCAGCGACTACTACCAGGGCAAGGTGGAAGCGGTCCATCGCGACGTTGGCCACATCCTGCTGGTGGAGGATGACGTGCGATTTGCCCAGAGCATGCAAAGGCTCCTCAGTGGTGCGGGCTTCGACGTCACGGTGACCCACACCGGTTCCGCCGCCCGGGCCGAACTTGCCGGAGGGGACTTCCACCTTGCCCTGGTGGACATGAACCTGCCCGACATGAGCGGCCATGAAATCATCCAGGAGATCAACGACAAGAAGCTGAATACAGCCGCCATCGTGGTGAGCGGCGAAACCGAGATAGACGCCGCCATCAACGCCTTGCGGGCCGGCGCCCTGGATTTCGTGCGCAAGCCGCCTGAACCCGCCCTGCTGCTCCATGCGGTGCGCCGCGCCATCCGCCAGCGCTGTCTGGAACGTGAGCATCTGGAATTCCAGCAGCGCCTGCACCGTTCCGAGCGCCTGCACCGTTATCTGGTGGACAAATCTCCGGACATCATCCTGATGATGGACCTGGACGCCCGGGTCACCTTCGTAAACAACCGCCTCGGCGAATTGCTGGGCATCGAATCAGAAAGCATCGTCGGCAGACATTTCGTGGAACTGGTATTCGAGCATGACAGGGAGCGGGCCCAGTACGCCTTCAATTCCGCCAAGCTCACAGAAACCTCCAAGCACCTGCTGGAATTCCGCCTGAAGAGCAACCTGGACCACAGCGGCTTCCGGCATTTCGAACTGCTCCTGTCCGCCGCGGACCTGGAGGGCGAGGAGGCCGGCGGCAATCCCGTGGAGGATGACCACTTCTATATGGTGGCCCGGGACATCACGGTGCGCCGCGAGGCGGAGGAACGGGCCCGCTTCCATGCAAACCATGACGCCCTCACGGGCCTGCCCAACCGCAACCTGTTCCGTGACCGCCTGGGCCTGGCCCTTGTCCAGGCCCGGCGCAACAACGAGCGTCTGGGCGTGCTGTTCCTGAACATAGATCGTTTCAAGAGCGTCAACGATCTCTACGGCCACGCCCAGGCGGACATACTGCTCAACCGCGTGACCGAGCGCATCCAGCGCTGCCTGCGGGGAGGCGACACCCTGGCCCGCTTCGGCGGGGACGAGTTCTTGCTCCTGAATACCGGCATCAAGCACGACGACGAGGTGCTCGCCATCGTGGCCCGCATCAACGAGGAGCTGGAGGAGCACTTCAAGGTCAGCGGCAAGCAGGTGTTCCTATCCATGAGCGCCGGCATCGCCATATTCCCGGAGCATGGGGACAATGCCGACGCCCTCATTCGCCACGCCAACATTGCCCTTTATCACGGGCGCATTTCCGGCAGCAGCAGCCACACCTTCTTCATGCAGGAGATGGGCAAGTCCACGGACCACCGCCTGACCCTGGAGCAGGACTTGCGCCAGGCCCTGGATCAGGACCAGTTCGAGTTGTACTACCAGCCCCAGATGGGCCTGAAGAACCGTCACATCAAGGGCGTTGAAGCCCTGGTGCGCTGGAATCACCCCCGCCTGGGCCTGCTGCCGCCAGGAGAATTCCTGCCGGTGGCGGAGGAATCCGGCTTCATCGAGGAACTGGGGGAGTGGGTCATCAAGAAGGCTTTCAAGACCCTGCAGAAATGGGAACAGCGGGGTATCGCCCCGGACCGGGTGGCCATCAACATTTCTCCCCGCCATCTGGAGCGCCATGATTTCGTCGAACAGTTCACGCGCCTGATGAAGGAGTTCAACGTCACTCCCCTGCGGGTGGAGATCGAACTGACGGAGAACCTGTTCATCCGGGATCCCGGCGCCATGGTGCAGAAACTGCAGACCCTGGCCGCCCACGGCGTCATGGTGGCCATAGACGACTTCGGCACCCAGTATTCATCCCTGAGCTACCTGCAGAAATTCCCCATCCACACCCTGAAGATCGACAAGTCCTTCGTCTGGGAGATCGATCGGGAATACCGCCAGCACGCCATCATCAAGGCCATCATTTCCATCGCCCACGGCCTGGGGCTCAACCTCATCGCCGAAGGTGTGGAAACCGACGAACAGCTCAAGTTCCTGGAAGGCCAGGGTTGCGACGAGATCCAGGGCTATCTGGTGAGCCGCCCCCTGCCCCTGGACGCCCTGGAGCCCCTGCTGGAGAAACAGCGGGAGCCCCTGCGCCTGGTCTCCTAG